Genomic window (Flavobacteriales bacterium):
GAAATTCACGATTTTGGTAAGGTAAATGTTAATACCGATAATCCTTACTCTTTTGTTTTCACCAACACTGGGAAAGAACCACTATTAATTACCAATGCAAAAGGTTCTTGTGGTTGTACAGTACCTAGCTGGCCAAAAGACCCTATTATGCCAGGTGCAACAGGAAAAATAGATGTCGTTTATAGACCAAGTAAAGGTCAAGCTGGAAAGCCACAAGAAAAGACCGTAACTATTACAGCTAATACTGAGCCAAAAAATACTGTTGTAAGAATCAAAGCTATGGTTAATCCTGAAGCTGAATAGAAAACTAAAGGTTTTTATTTGAAAAATTAAGATTTTATACTATATTTGCACCTCGAAATGAGGTTTAAAACAAAAAAGAGGGGACAATGAGTCCCCTCTTTCTGTAACTTGAAAATGATAAAAAAAGAAGTAGTAAAACAATTAGCCCAAGAGCGAATGGATGAAATGAATAATGGCACTTATTTAGTGGACATTATGATTTCTAATACCAATCAAATTGTTGTAGAAATAGACAATATGAACGGAGGCGCTGCTGTAGAAGACTGTATTCGAGTGAGTAGAAATATTGAACACAACTTGGATAGAGAACAAGAAGATTTTGAATTACAAGTTACAACTCCAGGATTAAGTAACCCATTTAAAGTAGAGCAACAATACATCAAGAACATAGGAAGAAATGTAAAAGTTGTATTTAAAGATGTTGGGAGTATAGAGGGGAAATTAGTTGAAGTTAACGCAGCTAATATTGTTGTTGAAACAGCAACTAAAGAACGTATAGAGGGGAAGAAGAAAAAAGAGTTAGTCGTTAGACAACATCCTATCGAAAAAGAAAATATAAAAGAAACTAAAATAGTTATCTCATTTAAATAAAAAATAAACAAATGAATGCTTTAAATTTAATAGAGTCGTTTTCGGAGTTTAAAGAAATGAAGAACATCGATCGTGTTACCATGATGCGTATCTTAGAAGATGTTTTTAGATCAACTCTAAAGAAAAAATATGGAACAGACGAACATGTAGATGTGATTGTTAATCCAGATAAAGGAGACTTAGAAATTTGGTTAAACAGAGAGATTGTACCAGATGGAGAAGTAGAAGACCCTAACATTGAAATAGCATATTCTGA
Coding sequences:
- a CDS encoding DUF1573 domain-containing protein codes for the protein MDNNKIALGLAGLALVLGGYSLVKTSSLESSINERIDGIIALKQTNTPASNPSTTAPINIQPTKTTPQSNTQAPTGPSTSIRFNEEIHDFGKVNVNTDNPYSFVFTNTGKEPLLITNAKGSCGCTVPSWPKDPIMPGATGKIDVVYRPSKGQAGKPQEKTVTITANTEPKNTVVRIKAMVNPEAE
- the rimP gene encoding ribosome assembly cofactor RimP; its protein translation is MIKKEVVKQLAQERMDEMNNGTYLVDIMISNTNQIVVEIDNMNGGAAVEDCIRVSRNIEHNLDREQEDFELQVTTPGLSNPFKVEQQYIKNIGRNVKVVFKDVGSIEGKLVEVNAANIVVETATKERIEGKKKKELVVRQHPIEKENIKETKIVISFK